From Hirundo rustica isolate bHirRus1 chromosome 1, bHirRus1.pri.v3, whole genome shotgun sequence, a single genomic window includes:
- the MATCAP2 gene encoding putative tyrosine carboxypeptidase MATCAP2 isoform X1, giving the protein MLESICVTEKLHWPKTELSRKSVLSLEVHKLNINNENSLQHPPSGILKDIFTTGTSSYNVLLQSKEDKKHHAQKQPSAQRKKHRRAAKCCCGWRGGEPRRVRAPGGGCCGPGQPALPGPGPGPAGCGLRPAPGAAPSAAAPPPRPRSRTKRHPGLTKPKQSQSSKGRGKEGDGAGQKLCLLTAIKPSNVEKEKVKFFDSDFTYNPQFEYENPALPNVLAKHSHASDRFLKQSINIMKRTLQKYGSYEKFEQATGGSLLTKSRIWNHVRKYMVKEGCLGEIVVHLTEDLLSRASMTVVNGRPTLTINVSTAREHWLEGMLRHEIGTHYFRGFNNNSQPWCNRNGRRKHGLKPINPTEEGLASIHSVLFRKDPFLWRAALLYYTVYQASQMSFSQLFHDVGKFVEDPNTRWDYCVRAKRGWTDTSQPGCFNKDQVYLDGILRILRYRESIDFHLLTALGKISYEDVDRLKGLAVIENMRVPHFLQDHARYMEHLKKIMEVNELTDEELQDLIN; this is encoded by the exons aaaaacttCACTGGCCAAAGACAGAGCTTTCTAGGAAATCAGTCCTGAGTCTGGAAGTACATAAGCTGAACATTAATAATGAAAACAGCCTCCAGCATCCACCTTCCGGCATCCTCAAGGACATTTTCACAACGGGAACCAGCAGTTACAACGTCCTTCTGCAGAGCAAAGAGGACAAAAAGCACCACGCTCAGAAGCAGCCGTCCGCCCAGCGCAAGAAGCACAGGAGGGCCGCCAAGTGCTGCTGCGGCTGGCGGGGCGGCGAGCCCCGCAGGGTGAGGGCGCCGGGCGGGGGCTGCTGCGGGCCCGGGcagccggccctgcccggccccggccccggccccgcgggctGCGGCCTCCGGCCGGCCCCCGGCGCCGCgcccagcgccgccgccccgccacCGCGGCCCAGGAGCAGAACCAAAAGGCATCCCGGTCTCACGAAGCCGAAGCAATCCCAGTCGTCAAAAGGCCGTGGGAAGGAAGGCGATGGCGCCGGCCAAAAGCTCTGCTTGCTGACCGCGATCAAGCCGTCCAACGTGGAGAAAGAGAAGGTTAAGTTTTTCGACTCGGATTTCACCTACAATCCTCAGTTTGAGTATGAAAACCCTGCTCTGCCAAATGTGTTGGCTAAGCACAGCCACGCATCCGACAGATTTCTTAAGCAG tCCATTAATATTATGAAGCGGACATTGCAGAAATATGGAAGCTATGAAAAATTTGAACAGGCCACTGGAGGCAGCTTGCTGACCAAAAGTCGCATCTGGAATCACGTCAGGAAGTACATGGTGAAAGAAGGCTGTCTTGGTGAG ATTGTGGTCCATCTCACGGAGGACCTGCTGTCCCGAGCCTCCATGACCGTGGTGAACGGCCGCCCCACTCTCACCATCAATGTCTCCACCGCGCGAGAGCACTGGCTGGAGGGGATGCTGAGACACGAAATTG gaaCGCATTACTTTCGGGGTTTTAACAACAACAGCCAGCCTTGGTGCAACCGTAATGGACGTAGAAAACATGGGTTAAAACCAATCAACCCCACAGAAGAGGGGCTAGCCAGTATTCACAGCGTCCTGTTCCGCAAAGACCCTTTTCTTTGGAGAGCTGCCTTGCTGTATTACACAGTGTACCAGGCCAGCCAAATGTCCTTCAGTCAGCTTTTCCACGATGTAGGGAAATTTGTCGAGGACCCCAATACTAGGTGGGATTACTGCGTGCGGGCCAAGAGAGGGTGGACTGACACTTCACAACCAG GCTGTTTCAATAAGGACCAGGTGTACTTGGATGGCATCCTCCGAATCCTGAGATACAGGGAGTCCATTGATTTCCATCTTCTGACAGCCCTTGGAAAG ATCTCATATGAGGATGTGGATCGCCTGAAAGGATTAGCTGTGATTGAGAACATGAGGGTGCCACACTTTTTGCAAGACCACGCCCGGTACATGGAACACTTGAAAAAGATCATGGAAGTCAATGAGCTGACTGATGAGGAGCTCCAGGATCTCATAAATTAA
- the MATCAP2 gene encoding putative tyrosine carboxypeptidase MATCAP2 isoform X2 — protein MGFVCLSVGAICHSPESINIMKRTLQKYGSYEKFEQATGGSLLTKSRIWNHVRKYMVKEGCLGEIVVHLTEDLLSRASMTVVNGRPTLTINVSTAREHWLEGMLRHEIGTHYFRGFNNNSQPWCNRNGRRKHGLKPINPTEEGLASIHSVLFRKDPFLWRAALLYYTVYQASQMSFSQLFHDVGKFVEDPNTRWDYCVRAKRGWTDTSQPGCFNKDQVYLDGILRILRYRESIDFHLLTALGKISYEDVDRLKGLAVIENMRVPHFLQDHARYMEHLKKIMEVNELTDEELQDLIN, from the exons ATGGGGTTCGTCTGTCTCAGTGTCGGGGCCATCTGCCACTCCCCAGAG tCCATTAATATTATGAAGCGGACATTGCAGAAATATGGAAGCTATGAAAAATTTGAACAGGCCACTGGAGGCAGCTTGCTGACCAAAAGTCGCATCTGGAATCACGTCAGGAAGTACATGGTGAAAGAAGGCTGTCTTGGTGAG ATTGTGGTCCATCTCACGGAGGACCTGCTGTCCCGAGCCTCCATGACCGTGGTGAACGGCCGCCCCACTCTCACCATCAATGTCTCCACCGCGCGAGAGCACTGGCTGGAGGGGATGCTGAGACACGAAATTG gaaCGCATTACTTTCGGGGTTTTAACAACAACAGCCAGCCTTGGTGCAACCGTAATGGACGTAGAAAACATGGGTTAAAACCAATCAACCCCACAGAAGAGGGGCTAGCCAGTATTCACAGCGTCCTGTTCCGCAAAGACCCTTTTCTTTGGAGAGCTGCCTTGCTGTATTACACAGTGTACCAGGCCAGCCAAATGTCCTTCAGTCAGCTTTTCCACGATGTAGGGAAATTTGTCGAGGACCCCAATACTAGGTGGGATTACTGCGTGCGGGCCAAGAGAGGGTGGACTGACACTTCACAACCAG GCTGTTTCAATAAGGACCAGGTGTACTTGGATGGCATCCTCCGAATCCTGAGATACAGGGAGTCCATTGATTTCCATCTTCTGACAGCCCTTGGAAAG ATCTCATATGAGGATGTGGATCGCCTGAAAGGATTAGCTGTGATTGAGAACATGAGGGTGCCACACTTTTTGCAAGACCACGCCCGGTACATGGAACACTTGAAAAAGATCATGGAAGTCAATGAGCTGACTGATGAGGAGCTCCAGGATCTCATAAATTAA
- the MATCAP2 gene encoding putative tyrosine carboxypeptidase MATCAP2 isoform X3 produces MKRTLQKYGSYEKFEQATGGSLLTKSRIWNHVRKYMVKEGCLGEIVVHLTEDLLSRASMTVVNGRPTLTINVSTAREHWLEGMLRHEIGTHYFRGFNNNSQPWCNRNGRRKHGLKPINPTEEGLASIHSVLFRKDPFLWRAALLYYTVYQASQMSFSQLFHDVGKFVEDPNTRWDYCVRAKRGWTDTSQPGCFNKDQVYLDGILRILRYRESIDFHLLTALGKISYEDVDRLKGLAVIENMRVPHFLQDHARYMEHLKKIMEVNELTDEELQDLIN; encoded by the exons ATGAAGCGGACATTGCAGAAATATGGAAGCTATGAAAAATTTGAACAGGCCACTGGAGGCAGCTTGCTGACCAAAAGTCGCATCTGGAATCACGTCAGGAAGTACATGGTGAAAGAAGGCTGTCTTGGTGAG ATTGTGGTCCATCTCACGGAGGACCTGCTGTCCCGAGCCTCCATGACCGTGGTGAACGGCCGCCCCACTCTCACCATCAATGTCTCCACCGCGCGAGAGCACTGGCTGGAGGGGATGCTGAGACACGAAATTG gaaCGCATTACTTTCGGGGTTTTAACAACAACAGCCAGCCTTGGTGCAACCGTAATGGACGTAGAAAACATGGGTTAAAACCAATCAACCCCACAGAAGAGGGGCTAGCCAGTATTCACAGCGTCCTGTTCCGCAAAGACCCTTTTCTTTGGAGAGCTGCCTTGCTGTATTACACAGTGTACCAGGCCAGCCAAATGTCCTTCAGTCAGCTTTTCCACGATGTAGGGAAATTTGTCGAGGACCCCAATACTAGGTGGGATTACTGCGTGCGGGCCAAGAGAGGGTGGACTGACACTTCACAACCAG GCTGTTTCAATAAGGACCAGGTGTACTTGGATGGCATCCTCCGAATCCTGAGATACAGGGAGTCCATTGATTTCCATCTTCTGACAGCCCTTGGAAAG ATCTCATATGAGGATGTGGATCGCCTGAAAGGATTAGCTGTGATTGAGAACATGAGGGTGCCACACTTTTTGCAAGACCACGCCCGGTACATGGAACACTTGAAAAAGATCATGGAAGTCAATGAGCTGACTGATGAGGAGCTCCAGGATCTCATAAATTAA